Proteins encoded together in one Candidatus Omnitrophota bacterium window:
- a CDS encoding phosphoenolpyruvate carboxykinase (ATP): MIIRSEEITANSFLDIFKKIVRKKEAAGISAVQNNPKDLFERAKSYGTRYKNDSWGWTSNIWNRSAAGSVVVEKDEELRAEHTQLMQRVLEQILCKPMVQVDANLGQPGSKAEMRCRLFIDPQFPDIGHRWKELNFAGDTAKEPEVTLFCIPHYLENPNVPGGHEMLRVIRFPNHSYTIVTASSYQGEVKKGFLSHWIYHVYKKGGTGEHASLKEFTAKRTDGKSKRIVMALWGLTGSGKSTHGMFTINSHTAPAFKEKFGIDISKYITEQVIKNDDIIGVFEDCVVSPERGAWTKTEDLDDRQEAMFKAVSSPRALHENTEWDEKGNVSFDGKLFQYHGKPNQNARTVLMLEDTGYYDGSVDSSGPLNMAVFISPGYISDYAWLKLNDPAFAAKVLADGRTTGHPAQSRKGIGEEKYESRYCLPFTMGVGNAAHVKRFHEFIKKREKTDNPLEVFQISTTGRVGANYDWVEVQLGDKKVKLPKTKFEEIGGKIRPVGGTGPTIEETELFLFQAARGAVKYEPHPVWGDKVLVPVEVEGLSKERLKELNPFHYRSAAEMKRLLKAQILTSKFYLEQQCPGLSKSIFNAMDF; this comes from the coding sequence ATGATAATCCGTTCCGAAGAGATAACCGCTAACAGTTTCCTTGATATCTTCAAGAAGATAGTCAGGAAGAAAGAGGCCGCCGGCATAAGCGCCGTCCAGAACAACCCAAAAGACCTTTTCGAAAGGGCCAAATCTTACGGTACCCGCTATAAGAACGACAGCTGGGGCTGGACGTCCAATATCTGGAACCGCAGCGCGGCCGGCAGCGTTGTCGTAGAGAAAGACGAAGAGCTTAGGGCAGAACATACCCAGCTCATGCAGCGTGTCCTTGAGCAGATCTTATGCAAACCGATGGTCCAGGTCGACGCTAACCTCGGCCAGCCCGGCTCGAAGGCGGAGATGAGGTGCCGTCTTTTTATCGATCCCCAATTCCCCGACATCGGTCACCGCTGGAAAGAATTGAATTTTGCCGGCGACACGGCGAAAGAACCTGAGGTGACGCTTTTCTGCATACCGCATTATCTTGAAAACCCCAATGTCCCGGGCGGACATGAAATGTTAAGGGTGATCAGGTTCCCTAATCATTCATATACTATTGTTACCGCGAGTTCTTACCAGGGAGAGGTGAAGAAAGGTTTTCTTTCCCATTGGATATACCACGTCTACAAAAAAGGCGGGACCGGTGAGCATGCCAGCCTGAAAGAGTTTACCGCAAAACGCACAGACGGAAAAAGCAAGAGGATCGTCATGGCCCTCTGGGGCCTTACCGGAAGCGGAAAATCGACCCACGGGATGTTTACTATAAACAGCCACACAGCACCTGCCTTCAAAGAGAAATTCGGCATCGACATTTCAAAATATATAACCGAACAGGTCATCAAGAACGACGACATTATAGGGGTCTTTGAGGATTGCGTGGTCAGCCCGGAAAGGGGAGCGTGGACCAAGACCGAAGATCTCGACGACAGGCAGGAAGCGATGTTCAAGGCCGTTTCCTCACCGCGGGCCCTGCATGAGAATACCGAGTGGGACGAAAAAGGCAACGTAAGCTTCGACGGGAAGCTCTTCCAGTACCACGGCAAGCCTAACCAGAACGCCAGGACCGTACTGATGCTCGAGGATACCGGTTATTATGACGGCAGCGTCGATTCGAGCGGCCCGCTTAACATGGCGGTCTTCATCAGCCCCGGCTATATATCCGATTACGCGTGGCTCAAGCTGAACGACCCGGCTTTTGCGGCAAAGGTGCTCGCAGACGGTCGCACGACGGGCCATCCGGCGCAGAGCAGGAAGGGGATCGGCGAGGAGAAATACGAATCGAGATATTGCCTTCCTTTCACGATGGGCGTCGGGAATGCCGCGCACGTAAAAAGATTCCACGAATTTATCAAGAAGAGGGAGAAAACCGATAACCCGCTCGAGGTATTCCAGATCAGCACGACCGGCAGGGTCGGCGCTAACTACGATTGGGTAGAAGTGCAGCTCGGCGATAAGAAAGTAAAATTACCGAAGACAAAGTTCGAGGAGATAGGCGGCAAAATAAGGCCGGTCGGCGGCACCGGGCCCACGATAGAGGAAACGGAATTATTCCTGTTCCAGGCGGCACGGGGCGCGGTCAAGTACGAGCCCCACCCTGTGTGGGGGGATAAGGTCCTGGTCCCCGTAGAGGTCGAGGGCCTGTCTAAGGAACGGCTTAAGGAGCTGAACCCTTTCCATTACAGGTCTGCCGCAGAGATGAAGCGCCTCCTGAAGGCGCAGATATTGACGAGCAAGTTTTACCTTGAACAGCAGTGCCCGGGCCTTTCCAAGAGCATCTTTAACGCGATGGATTTCTAG
- a CDS encoding NAD(P)-binding protein: MPNRKRIAVLGGGAGGLGAAWPVSGLPDCAVSVYEKTASLGGSCGSFKHNGFNLDYGPHKIYSVMPGIMDLLEELGGDKLIRVKKKHRIILRGKLISYPVRLTELPRALGLWGLVQCAFSVLASAVKSLCPRSAPLTYKDYVIGRFGRKLYDLVFEPLAEKTWGDPETLSADVALTRIPGKGAFDLLIRALGLAKESAETQADYFLYPKEGFGGIIKRMAEEIEKNRGVFYMERFPVRAEISKGRITSLTFNDGSRAEPDVVISSMPLIGLTDLLFPEDALFRKEVLSLEMRNFVLVYLFIDRPKILDDHWIFCPDKDIIFGRLSEQKLMSSGIGPEDKTVICCDFTCGNDDRRWLTDPEELAARCSLDLEKLELVKEGEIYGHHVIKMPAFYPRYGLNYRTTAANIFKKTGKVENLICTGRLNLYNYNNFDHCVDMGQIIAKELRLGRAGRDITDELIRRSGSYRIVD, translated from the coding sequence ATGCCAAATCGAAAGAGGATAGCGGTCCTGGGAGGCGGAGCGGGAGGGCTGGGGGCAGCCTGGCCTGTTTCAGGCTTGCCCGATTGCGCGGTTAGCGTTTACGAAAAGACCGCCTCCCTCGGCGGCAGCTGCGGGAGCTTCAAACATAACGGTTTCAATCTCGATTACGGCCCTCATAAAATATACTCCGTCATGCCGGGCATTATGGACCTGCTGGAAGAATTGGGCGGCGATAAATTGATCCGCGTAAAGAAGAAGCACAGGATCATTTTAAGAGGCAAATTGATCAGTTATCCTGTCCGGCTCACGGAATTGCCACGGGCGCTCGGCCTATGGGGCCTGGTCCAGTGCGCATTTTCAGTCCTGGCCTCAGCCGTTAAAAGCCTCTGTCCGCGAAGCGCTCCGCTTACCTACAAGGATTATGTAATAGGCAGGTTCGGCCGTAAACTTTACGATCTCGTCTTTGAGCCGTTGGCGGAAAAAACCTGGGGAGACCCGGAGACATTAAGCGCGGATGTCGCTTTAACGCGCATCCCCGGGAAAGGGGCCTTTGATCTGTTGATTCGCGCGTTAGGGCTCGCGAAGGAAAGCGCGGAGACGCAGGCCGATTATTTTTTATATCCCAAAGAGGGTTTTGGAGGTATCATTAAGCGGATGGCCGAAGAGATAGAGAAGAACCGGGGCGTTTTTTATATGGAGAGATTTCCGGTCCGGGCTGAAATTTCGAAAGGGCGCATAACTTCCCTGACTTTCAACGACGGCAGCAGGGCGGAGCCGGACGTGGTCATCTCTTCTATGCCGCTTATCGGACTAACGGACCTCTTATTCCCGGAGGACGCGCTCTTTCGCAAGGAGGTCCTGTCGCTTGAAATGAGGAATTTCGTTTTGGTCTACCTTTTCATCGACCGGCCGAAAATCCTCGACGACCACTGGATCTTTTGCCCGGATAAGGACATTATTTTCGGACGGTTGTCGGAGCAGAAATTAATGTCAAGCGGGATCGGCCCGGAAGACAAGACCGTCATCTGCTGCGATTTTACCTGCGGCAATGACGACCGGAGATGGCTGACGGATCCGGAGGAACTGGCAGCGCGCTGCTCGTTGGACCTGGAGAAGCTGGAGCTGGTAAAGGAAGGGGAGATATACGGCCATCATGTTATTAAGATGCCCGCATTTTATCCCAGGTACGGCCTTAATTACCGGACCACGGCAGCCAATATATTTAAAAAGACAGGGAAAGTGGAGAACCTTATTTGCACCGGGCGGTTAAACCTTTACAATTACAATAACTTTGACCACTGCGTGGATATGGGGCAGATAATAGCAAAAGAGCTGCGCCTTGGACGCGCAGGCCGGGACATTACGGACGAATTGATCAGGCGCTCCGGCTCTTATCGTATAGTGGATTAA
- a CDS encoding glycosyltransferase family 2 protein, which translates to MPVYNEAGTISAILRRIEAVDLEKEIIIVDDGSTDGTAGILKKLDQSRYRIIYQPRNRGKGMAIREGLKYATGGVVIIQDADLEYDPRDYHALIGPILKGQASVVYGSRWLRGHFKDIPFNLFKLGSRLLTAMTNVLYRARLTDEPTCYKAFKTEVIRDIKLDCRRFEFCPEITAKILKRGYKIYEVPISYNPRSFKEGKKISWLDGLEAIWILVKNRFTH; encoded by the coding sequence ATCCCGGTTTATAACGAAGCCGGAACAATCAGCGCTATTTTGCGGCGGATCGAAGCCGTCGATCTCGAAAAGGAAATAATAATCGTCGACGACGGTTCGACGGACGGCACCGCCGGTATATTAAAAAAACTGGATCAGTCCCGATACAGGATCATTTATCAACCCCGTAACCGGGGCAAGGGCATGGCGATCCGCGAGGGGCTGAAATATGCCACAGGCGGCGTGGTTATAATACAGGACGCGGACCTTGAATATGACCCCCGGGATTATCACGCATTGATCGGCCCTATTTTAAAGGGACAGGCCTCGGTCGTATACGGGTCTCGGTGGCTTCGCGGGCATTTTAAGGATATACCGTTTAATTTGTTCAAATTGGGCAGCCGGCTGTTGACGGCCATGACAAATGTCCTTTACCGGGCCAGGCTTACGGATGAACCGACTTGCTATAAAGCCTTTAAGACGGAGGTGATCAGGGATATCAAGCTTGATTGCCGGCGTTTCGAGTTTTGCCCGGAGATAACCGCGAAGATACTCAAGCGCGGCTATAAGATTTATGAAGTGCCTATCTCGTACAATCCGCGAAGTTTCAAAGAAGGCAAGAAGATAAGCTGGTTAGACGGTTTAGAGGCTATCTGGATCCTCGTGAAAAACAGGTTTACCCATTAA
- a CDS encoding nucleoside-diphosphate kinase, whose translation MEQKTLVVIKPDGLKKSLTGNILTRLSETKLEIVAAKIIRVSRELAVEHYKHMKDRPFFEELVKYIQGELHERRKAMAMVYWGDDAINKVRKLAGATNPEEADPTTIRGSYGRITTKGLYENVIHTSSNEEEAEREIKLWFEPDDIIVDLYPTKFVTLTNITKRVWE comes from the coding sequence ATGGAACAGAAGACCTTGGTAGTGATCAAGCCCGACGGCCTGAAGAAGTCCCTGACAGGGAACATCCTTACGCGGTTGTCGGAAACAAAGCTCGAGATCGTCGCGGCAAAGATAATCCGGGTAAGCAGGGAGTTGGCGGTAGAGCATTATAAACATATGAAGGACAGGCCGTTCTTCGAGGAGCTCGTAAAATACATACAGGGCGAGCTGCACGAAAGGCGGAAGGCGATGGCCATGGTCTACTGGGGCGACGACGCCATAAATAAAGTAAGAAAGCTTGCCGGCGCCACAAATCCCGAAGAGGCCGACCCGACCACCATCCGAGGTTCGTACGGCCGCATAACCACAAAAGGCCTTTACGAGAACGTCATACATACCTCCTCGAACGAGGAGGAGGCTGAACGCGAGATAAAACTCTGGTTCGAGCCGGATGATATTATAGTCGACCTTTACCCCACCAAATTCGTGACGCTTACCAATATAACAAAGAGAGTCTGGGAATAA
- a CDS encoding radical SAM protein: MKVLLVKPPSDMHVVLPPIGLGYLASSLKRSDASIEVSIVDCLKQGYDVLRFRGYLEKANPDVVGFTAFTMEIASALKCAAAAKNYNPRIITIVGGAHASASPQEVLRDRNVDFIFRGEAEESLPLFLKKLGANDFHGIGGLGYKENNTFRFNEIQPVEDLDALAFPDYELMKFREYPRMYFTKRFPAAPILTSRGCPYDCTFCSAHKISGRKWRFRSPENIIAEIKMLHGKYGIREVSIWDDNFALSKERALKFCRLLKEADLDLIWWCPNGVSLHTVDEELLAAMKASGCYAVAFGVESGSERVLKDMKKKLSLEKLRDTVSLAHKMGFRTQGFFIIGYPIEEERDILKTIRLSKELPFSRASFCLFQPLAGSEIYERLVTAKQLPLDLDSKDCEYSKPSIPTSGVSDLMRLKRWQRRAISEFYLRPGIFLGLLRENLSFDQLRELAVMAGKYIFQPEVKKERTVN; this comes from the coding sequence ATGAAAGTATTATTGGTCAAACCCCCATCTGATATGCATGTAGTTCTGCCGCCTATCGGGTTGGGATATCTGGCGTCTTCGCTGAAGAGATCGGACGCGTCTATCGAGGTATCTATCGTCGATTGCCTGAAGCAGGGGTATGACGTTCTCCGGTTCAGGGGATATCTCGAGAAGGCCAACCCTGACGTGGTCGGTTTTACCGCTTTTACCATGGAGATAGCGTCGGCCCTTAAATGCGCGGCGGCGGCAAAAAATTATAACCCGCGCATTATCACGATCGTGGGGGGCGCGCATGCTTCGGCGTCGCCTCAGGAAGTCTTGCGCGACCGGAATGTCGATTTTATATTTCGCGGCGAAGCGGAAGAAAGCCTTCCGTTATTCTTAAAGAAGCTGGGCGCAAATGATTTTCATGGCATAGGCGGCCTGGGCTACAAAGAGAACAATACCTTCAGGTTTAACGAGATACAGCCCGTCGAGGACCTTGACGCGCTTGCTTTTCCCGATTACGAGCTGATGAAATTCCGGGAATACCCGAGGATGTATTTTACCAAAAGATTTCCGGCCGCTCCTATTTTGACCAGTCGCGGCTGTCCGTACGATTGCACTTTTTGTTCAGCGCATAAAATTTCAGGCCGAAAATGGCGTTTCCGCAGCCCTGAAAATATAATTGCCGAGATCAAAATGCTTCACGGCAAATACGGGATCAGAGAAGTCTCTATTTGGGACGACAATTTTGCCTTAAGCAAAGAACGCGCCTTGAAATTTTGCCGTCTCCTGAAAGAGGCCGACCTCGATCTGATCTGGTGGTGCCCCAACGGGGTCAGTCTCCATACCGTAGACGAGGAATTATTGGCCGCCATGAAAGCGTCCGGTTGCTATGCCGTCGCCTTTGGCGTTGAGTCCGGCTCCGAGAGGGTACTTAAAGATATGAAGAAAAAATTGTCCCTTGAGAAGCTGAGAGATACGGTGTCTCTGGCGCACAAAATGGGTTTTCGCACGCAGGGTTTTTTTATTATAGGGTATCCCATCGAAGAGGAGCGGGATATACTGAAAACCATAAGATTGTCCAAGGAGTTGCCGTTTTCGAGGGCCAGTTTTTGCCTTTTTCAGCCCCTCGCCGGCTCTGAAATTTACGAACGGTTAGTTACGGCGAAACAACTGCCGCTCGATCTGGATTCAAAAGATTGCGAATATTCAAAACCCAGCATCCCGACATCCGGCGTCTCCGATTTAATGCGCTTGAAGAGATGGCAGCGGAGGGCGATATCGGAATTTTATTTAAGGCCGGGGATATTTCTGGGGCTTTTGCGGGAAAACCTGTCATTTGACCAGCTTCGCGAACTGGCCGTTATGGCGGGAAAATATATTTTTCAGCCGGAGGTAAAAAAGGAGAGAACGGTAAATTAA
- a CDS encoding class I SAM-dependent methyltransferase, protein MKKTTTPVYFDPEYFENVPCNLCGAGETETTVLYEAVAEKIPRRKEELITRYSSSGDEIIFERVVRCNRCGLIYISPRPKTEIIMQSYSAAEDERYVSQEKGRQVTFKRCINIVKEYKRSGRLLDIGAAGGIFVKAAVDAGFEAVGVEPARWLCDFAKNRYGVTVYPTDLGGAGFDDSSFDVVTMWDCLEHVPDPMETLRQVRRVLKPGGVVFVAYPRIDDIFARVFGRRWWFLLSIHLFYFTPKTLKNYFKKNDFCVLSHRPQFQFLEYNYLVERLKAYSGFLAGLAGFPARFLGLGRIRVPYFASQYLLIGRNRKGGN, encoded by the coding sequence ATGAAAAAGACAACAACCCCCGTATATTTCGATCCGGAATACTTCGAAAACGTTCCTTGCAACCTCTGCGGCGCCGGCGAAACAGAGACTACAGTGCTTTATGAGGCGGTAGCGGAAAAGATCCCGCGCCGCAAAGAAGAATTGATTACCCGGTATTCGTCATCGGGCGATGAGATCATCTTTGAAAGGGTGGTCCGCTGCAACCGGTGCGGGCTTATTTATATCTCGCCGCGGCCGAAGACGGAGATCATAATGCAGAGCTATTCCGCGGCCGAAGACGAAAGATATGTTTCCCAGGAAAAAGGCCGCCAGGTTACTTTTAAACGGTGCATAAACATCGTCAAGGAATATAAGAGATCTGGCAGGCTTCTCGATATAGGCGCCGCAGGGGGGATCTTTGTCAAGGCGGCAGTCGATGCAGGATTTGAGGCGGTTGGCGTAGAACCGGCCCGATGGCTGTGCGATTTCGCTAAAAACCGCTACGGCGTCACCGTCTATCCTACGGACCTGGGCGGGGCGGGTTTCGACGATAGCTCATTTGACGTGGTGACGATGTGGGATTGCCTTGAGCATGTTCCCGATCCGATGGAGACGCTGCGGCAAGTCCGCCGCGTTCTCAAGCCGGGAGGTGTGGTCTTTGTGGCGTATCCGCGCATAGACGATATTTTCGCCAGAGTTTTCGGGCGCCGATGGTGGTTTCTTTTGTCGATCCATCTTTTTTATTTTACCCCGAAGACGCTTAAAAATTATTTTAAAAAAAATGATTTTTGCGTATTATCTCATCGTCCGCAGTTCCAGTTTTTAGAATACAATTATCTCGTGGAACGGCTGAAGGCGTATTCCGGCTTCTTGGCGGGCCTGGCCGGTTTTCCGGCGCGTTTTTTAGGCCTGGGCAGGATACGGGTCCCTTATTTTGCCAGCCAATATCTTTTGATAGGCCGGAACCGGAAAGGCGGTAATTAG
- a CDS encoding tetratricopeptide repeat protein — translation MKNKIPVNFLIALMIIISGGVVYINSLLNPFIWDDLFLVTSNLHIRSLSYIPKLFLENIYNQDMTGKFYRPVLMSSFSLDYNTWGIDPFGYHLGNILIHLANALMVYALIRLIFRRKGLAFLTAMLFVLHPVQTEAVTYVSGRADPLAAFFCLISLYFFITYTDYDRFRKKSYFGASVLSFLLALLSKESAVMFPFVLLFYEVCFRREELKGKKPLKYAVFLIIILAYAIARYFILLNVKDTSTVNAGSPMLARFFLIPSIILTYIKILLFPKGLHMERVDYGFDRPEYLSDPRVFSAFLILFAIAVLLWLARKRRKEALFGFGWFILLLIPVSGIVSINAFIAEHWLYLPSIGFFLLTSSLLAGLFRFNSIKLCVASFLIIVLAMLGALTIRQNYIWRDPVFFYRYTLKFSPLSTRLRTNLGYEYFSLGRYKESETEFRKAIAAEPAGAYAAYDYLNLGASLYAQGKKQEAFDTLDKAIEANPGFPIAYWAMGNAYRDEGEKRKAIEFYKKAAELLPSNAYYWLVLGNVNMEIKEYKEAVKAYKKALGAYPPFFEARINLGTAYYRQGLLKDAFNEYQEALKINPESPEPYYNIGNISAAIGKTKEAEEFWQETLKKDPKHAGAKKKLEKLRNKK, via the coding sequence ATGAAAAATAAAATACCGGTTAATTTTCTTATCGCGTTGATGATCATCATCTCCGGAGGGGTGGTATATATCAACTCGCTTTTGAACCCCTTCATATGGGACGATCTTTTCCTTGTCACCTCGAACCTTCATATAAGGTCCCTCAGCTATATCCCAAAGCTTTTTTTGGAGAACATATATAACCAGGATATGACAGGCAAATTCTACCGGCCCGTGCTCATGAGCAGTTTTTCGTTGGACTATAATACGTGGGGGATCGACCCGTTCGGTTATCATTTAGGCAATATTCTTATACATCTGGCCAATGCTTTGATGGTCTACGCCCTTATCCGCCTTATTTTCCGGCGGAAGGGGCTCGCCTTTTTAACGGCCATGCTCTTCGTATTGCATCCGGTACAGACCGAGGCGGTGACATATGTCTCGGGCAGGGCGGATCCTTTGGCGGCATTCTTCTGCCTTATTTCGCTGTATTTTTTCATAACATATACCGATTACGACCGGTTCAGGAAGAAGTCATATTTCGGGGCCTCGGTCCTGTCCTTTTTACTGGCGCTGCTGTCGAAAGAATCCGCCGTGATGTTCCCTTTTGTACTTCTTTTTTATGAAGTTTGTTTCAGGAGGGAAGAACTGAAGGGCAAGAAGCCATTAAAGTACGCGGTTTTTTTAATTATCATATTGGCCTACGCCATTGCAAGGTATTTCATCCTGCTAAACGTCAAAGACACTTCGACGGTTAACGCCGGCTCCCCGATGCTAGCCCGTTTTTTCCTCATCCCGTCGATCATCCTTACGTATATAAAGATACTTTTGTTCCCGAAAGGGCTGCATATGGAGCGGGTCGATTACGGCTTTGACAGGCCGGAGTATCTTTCCGACCCCAGGGTCTTCTCGGCCTTCCTCATCTTATTCGCTATTGCCGTATTGCTGTGGCTGGCAAGGAAACGCCGCAAGGAAGCCCTATTTGGTTTTGGCTGGTTTATCCTGCTGCTGATACCCGTCTCGGGCATCGTTTCGATAAACGCTTTTATTGCCGAACACTGGCTTTATCTTCCGTCGATAGGTTTCTTTTTATTGACGTCATCGCTGCTCGCCGGCCTGTTCCGTTTTAATTCGATAAAATTATGCGTAGCTAGTTTCTTGATAATCGTTTTAGCCATGCTTGGCGCCCTGACCATAAGGCAAAACTACATATGGAGGGATCCCGTATTTTTCTACAGGTACACATTAAAGTTCTCCCCTTTAAGCACCCGCCTGCGCACTAATCTGGGTTATGAATATTTTTCCCTGGGCCGGTATAAAGAATCCGAAACTGAATTCAGGAAAGCCATTGCGGCTGAGCCGGCAGGCGCATACGCCGCTTATGACTATCTGAATCTCGGCGCTTCGCTTTATGCGCAAGGGAAAAAACAGGAAGCGTTCGATACCCTCGACAAAGCCATAGAGGCGAATCCGGGTTTTCCCATAGCATATTGGGCCATGGGGAACGCGTACCGGGATGAAGGAGAAAAAAGAAAGGCCATTGAATTCTACAAGAAAGCGGCCGAGTTATTGCCATCGAACGCTTATTACTGGTTAGTGCTGGGCAATGTCAACATGGAGATAAAGGAATACAAGGAGGCGGTAAAGGCGTATAAAAAAGCGTTGGGGGCATATCCGCCTTTCTTTGAGGCCAGAATAAATTTGGGCACCGCTTATTACAGGCAAGGCCTTCTTAAGGACGCGTTTAACGAGTATCAGGAAGCGCTAAAGATAAATCCCGAGAGTCCCGAGCCTTATTATAACATCGGAAACATCAGCGCTGCGATCGGGAAGACCAAAGAAGCCGAAGAATTCTGGCAGGAGACGCTTAAAAAGGACCCGAAACACGCCGGCGCGAAGAAGAAACTCGAAAAGCTCCGCAACAAAAAGTAA
- a CDS encoding radical SAM protein, with product MAKKILLVNPPSAFDVYKNSKVRAAVPRLPVMSLAMLASVLLKEGAEVKILDLAVEPDHLSSLGKAVKDFLPDFVGITATTPLFFEAASVARTIRGIKNDAVLIAGGAHPSALPEECLKTSDFDIIVIGEGEETLKEIVRGDRWAGIRGVAFREDGKIVMTPEREITGNLDDLPVPALQLFDLSRYSCPRMISRRNPVGPLEMSRGCVFRCSYCNKNISGRTFRIKSPERVIEEIAHLRRLGFREFHVLDDQFSTDIKKAKEICRAIIRSGIGMPWNLRTGVRVDRIDEEFLDLARRAGCYQVGVGFESGSQASLDAIGKGIDLTQAFKASGMIRRAGLECVGFFMLGLPTDTADTLEETINFAIRLDPDYAKATILVPFPGTVIFDEFEKKGLIKTRDWRKYNFHNASEIYVHPNLDWMTLNRYYNKFHRRFYLRSNYIFRHFFRSLFRGRLIDDLISAFKTFSIGGQF from the coding sequence ATGGCAAAAAAAATCCTTTTAGTCAATCCCCCAAGCGCTTTTGACGTCTATAAAAACTCTAAGGTCCGCGCGGCTGTGCCGCGATTGCCCGTCATGTCCCTGGCTATGTTAGCGTCGGTCCTGTTGAAAGAAGGCGCAGAGGTCAAGATCCTCGATCTTGCGGTCGAACCGGACCATTTATCTTCTCTGGGCAAAGCGGTGAAAGATTTTTTGCCCGATTTCGTCGGCATTACCGCGACCACCCCGCTTTTTTTCGAAGCCGCCTCTGTCGCTCGCACCATCCGCGGGATAAAAAATGACGCCGTCTTGATCGCCGGGGGAGCGCATCCTTCGGCGCTGCCGGAAGAGTGCTTAAAGACCTCGGATTTCGATATAATCGTCATCGGCGAAGGAGAGGAGACATTAAAAGAAATTGTCCGCGGCGATCGATGGGCCGGGATCAGGGGTGTCGCATTCAGGGAAGACGGAAAGATCGTAATGACCCCGGAGCGGGAGATAACCGGGAACCTGGATGACCTTCCCGTTCCGGCGCTGCAACTTTTTGACCTTTCCCGCTATTCCTGCCCCCGGATGATCTCGCGGCGCAATCCGGTCGGCCCCTTGGAGATGAGCCGGGGATGCGTCTTTCGCTGTTCATATTGCAATAAAAATATCTCCGGCCGCACATTTCGCATCAAATCTCCCGAAAGAGTGATAGAGGAGATCGCCCATCTCCGGCGCCTCGGGTTCCGCGAATTTCATGTTTTAGACGATCAATTTTCCACGGATATAAAGAAAGCCAAAGAGATATGCAGGGCTATCATTAGAAGCGGGATTGGAATGCCGTGGAATTTACGGACGGGCGTAAGGGTGGATCGTATCGATGAAGAGTTTTTGGACCTGGCCCGGCGGGCGGGGTGTTATCAGGTCGGGGTGGGGTTCGAAAGCGGAAGCCAGGCGTCGCTTGACGCGATAGGGAAGGGTATCGATCTAACGCAGGCTTTTAAAGCCTCCGGGATGATTCGCCGGGCAGGATTGGAATGCGTCGGTTTTTTTATGTTGGGCCTGCCCACCGACACGGCAGATACCCTGGAAGAGACTATAAATTTCGCGATCCGCCTCGATCCGGATTACGCCAAAGCGACCATCCTCGTGCCTTTTCCCGGAACGGTGATATTTGATGAATTCGAGAAGAAAGGCTTGATCAAGACAAGGGATTGGAGAAAATACAATTTCCATAACGCCAGCGAGATATACGTTCATCCCAACCTCGACTGGATGACGCTGAACAGGTATTATAATAAATTCCACCGCCGGTTCTATCTCCGCTCTAATTATATTTTCAGGCACTTCTTCCGGTCTTTATTCCGGGGCAGGCTCATAGACGACCTTATTTCCGCTTTTAAGACTTTTTCCATAGGCGGGCAATTTTGA